The genome window CCAAGTAATGCTTGAGTCTCTGGCCATTTACAGTGAAGGTTCTCCGTGTTTTGTCCTCCATGAGCTCTACATGACCATAGGGAGACACCTTGAGGATGGTGAAAGGTCCATACCATCTTGACTTAAGTTTTCCTAGGAAGAACTTGAGCCTTGAATTGTATAGCAGCACCTTTTGACCTTCTACAAACTCTCTTCTTTCTATCTTTTGGTCATGCCATTTCTTAGCTTTCTCCTTATAGATTTTGGCATTCTCATATGCTTGAGATCTGAGTTCTtctaattcttgcagttgcaagaTCTTTTTCTCCCCAGCAGCATTACTATCAAAATTCAGCAGCTTGAGTGCCCAAAAGACTTTGTGTTCAAGTTCAAGGGGTATGTGACatgccttcccatacaccagctgATATGGGGTcatcccaattggtgttttaaaggttgtcctatatgcccaaagagcatcgtCCAGCCTCTTtgaccagtcctttcttgaagCTCCCACAGTCGTTTCTAGAATTCTTTTTAACTCTCTGTTGGATAGCTCTGTCTACCCACTTGTTTGAGGGTGATAAGGTGTTGCAACCTTATGTTTCACTCCATGTCCCATGAGGAGGGCTTCTAATGGTCTGTTGCAGaaatggcttcctccatcactaataaggGCTCTGGGGACTCTAAATCGGCTGAAGATATTTCTTCTAAGAAAGTTCATGACTATCTTATTATCATTTGTTGGGGTTGAAATCTcctccacccacttagatacatagtccactgccactagAATGTACTTGTTTGAGTATAAAGTGGGGaggggacccatgaagtcaatccccccatacatcaaacaactcaagtTCTAGGATAAActgctgtggcatctcatttttctttgataGATTGCTagctctttggcattcattgcacCTTGATActaattcattttcatctttgaATATTATTGGCCAAAAGAACCCACATTGCAGCACCTTGGCTGCAGTTCTTTCTCCAGTAAAATGGCCTCTATATGCGAATCCATGGCATTGCCACAACACTTCTTGCCCTTTCTCTTGTGAAATACACCTCCTCAAGATTCTATCAACACCCTTTTTAAACAAGTAGGGCTCATCCCAGATGTAGTGTTTAGCATCATTGAGTAGCTTCCTCCTTATGTACTTATTGATGTTGGTGGGCAACTCCCCAATAGCCTTGAAGTTGGCTATATCAGCAAACCAAGGGCTTTCCTGAATCATCATCAACTGCTCATcagggaagctttcattcacttCAAATTATTGTGCTTCATCCTCTTCATGTGGGATTCTTGATAGGTGGTCAGCCACCTTGTTCTCTGCTCCACTTCTATCTTTTATCTCTATGTTGAACTCTTGAAGTAACAAGACCCATCTTATCAACCTAGGCTTGGATTCTTCCTTGGTCAGCAAATATTTGAGGGCTGCATGATCAATGAAAACAGTAACTTTAGAGCCAATAAGATATGATcttaatttatcaaatacaaGACTATGGCAAGAAGTTCCTTCTCTGTAGTTGTGCAATTTCTTTGATTCTCATTGAGTATtttgctagcatagtaaataacaTGCACCAGCTTATC of Arachis duranensis cultivar V14167 unplaced genomic scaffold, aradu.V14167.gnm2.J7QH unplaced_Scaffold_140079, whole genome shotgun sequence contains these proteins:
- the LOC107472516 gene encoding uncharacterized protein LOC107472516, yielding MTPYQLVYGKACHIPLELEHKVFWALKLLNFDSNAAGEKKILQLQELEELRSQAYENAKIYKEKAKKWHDQKIERREFVEGQKVLLYNSRLKFFLGKLKSRWYGPFTILKVSPYGHVELMEDKTRRTFTVNGQRLKHYLGDLLDEQRVSYNLN